A segment of the Portunus trituberculatus isolate SZX2019 chromosome 11, ASM1759143v1, whole genome shotgun sequence genome:
cgtgtcgtaggccttctccaggtcaaaaaagactgtaaaagagcatcagtagtagacctcatctttcggaagctgtactgtaccggtgacaagtacttccccctctccaaataccacatgagtcttatatttaccatcttttctaacactttgcaaatacaggacgttaaagatataggacggtagttcgtagcctggagattatctttcccaggcttcggaaatgggagaaccactgccacagcccaagaagatggaaagtcaccggtatgccaaatcatattataaagatttaaaagaaagttaaaagctgtgtcagacatgtggcgcaagaaggcataaggtatatcatctggcccaggagaagagtcgtgacactgggacaaagcagtccgcaactcggaagcagagaaagagacattataagactcccctccagcggaagaaaagtttatgccgagagattccattctctggcggtgacgtgcgcccggagctgcaggatgcctctgggaaacactgggaaagtgctccgcgaagagatcagcgacattcctagggtctgccaccgttcgcccagcagacaacaaaattggtggggaaggagcagaatacttcccagcaattcggcggactttgttgaagacatccgtaagaggggtgcggacgtttatggaagagacataggctttccacgagtctctttgtgcctctttcaaaatgcggcgggcccgagctcggcatcgccgaaaagcttccaggcactgggGGTCCctacgatgtcgccggagacgagagaaagctgcccgtttctcttttaccgctgcagtgcatgctgcgttccaccaaggaacgggacgcttagtaaagcgacctgatgtcctagggattgtctgaagggctaaagaaataaaaataatcaacaacctcagcacaagtagaaaagtcaaccagcggacgaataaaagagctaaggtctgtgaatcgacgccaatctgccttgtctaaaacccagcgtggtggccgggactgtggctcagatttcacagattgcaataaaatcgtaaagtggtcactaccgtgtaaatccgataggactcgccaattaaaatcaaggaaagaattatatgtacaaagagaaagaccgatagctgtaaaagtcccagtaggagtgtggaaatgtgtaacatccccagaatttaaaatctccaatccctcatcctcaataaaagaaccgattaaaaccccacgaggattactagcaccttcatcccacaatgggtgacggccgttaaaatctcccaacaaaagaaaacgctgatgcaccaggccgtcaagctcacccctggagacaggaagccgaggagggagatataaactgcagatggtgtacagtcgtcccataaagaccttaacagcaaccatctgaaggggagagttaagttgtaccgggataacaggtatatcctgacggactagaatagctgtgccaccgtggtggcattgcctggaacgtacctggtgagcatcacgacaatgaaaacaataagctgcaccattgcaatgctcctctgaatgcaaGTCGAGTGCAGAGatattaccacatcgggaagcttccttacacgatcttttcccgtgaccgtacccatagcatgagaagcactgaagagggcgagaaacaaagcacctcaccctaaggttgataggaccgatattaacacggtcaggaagggtggacccaaaaaatgtgagaaggaccatgttggaggagttcctcatcttagtcaccttttgtactgagctagggcacattgctagtatttcctcttctgggaattcatagaggtcttggctataaacacaacctttgctatagttaaaggtgggatgagccttaacaatctcaaacatgctgtcagaaggggatgggagatgttgcaacatcctagcttgcgtaagatcttttgctcgcacaagcacccccttcccatactttttcagattcccctcaggaatcgtgccgatttctttggacaggtaccgggaggcatggatgaaattcccacgcccatttctatagtatgccacaaaccaacgtggaggtgggatctggcggactgctggaactgaattctctaaatagttttcaaaaacatttgggatgtaatccatgtcactgtctgaaatattacgtgactggagaaattcagttttaaagccatggccggcgaggggcagagatgctacatgttcataagctaaacgagcttcatcacatgacataaacgttacatagcagcggttagaaggaaagtccttatcataaaccagtcgaatgcgaagaaccgtaccatacgccttgaaaagtgagtgcaaggcatgataggaaaatgatggattaacatttaccattacatatgcagcagaaatgcatccctcaaaagaacttctcagaacaggagactgctgtgggaggcccttgtggaggggaatcctcctccttactcagacctgaagatgacgtctcgtgggccaggtcagccacctcacgagaacctgaatgttttttgtgttttcccataaaaaacagctacacaaaaattggctccagggcaaggaaaccacctactgggactacaatgggaggagcgctggctgccgtggacggggtacctcgtccccatgcggaccagtcgttttaaaaataggccccacatgatacgaatgtttgtccacgacagagctgagacccctctcccaaagcatcccagcctagacacccaaccatccagcacaggacagcccctatagggcgatccctccagcgggtggctccgctggtccactggcagcctacgtaggaaccatttagtctggcccctcactggcgaccgtactagaatgggtagccctctccccctcgaaagggcagagctgGGGCCTAGGCCCCCtttagcctagctcgccaggtcacaggggcacgcaagcccccccaccacgacaaagCGGTTCCCACCTGGGGGGCGTGATTTGGAAGTTTCCTGTCGCCTAGAAATCACAaatgacactgtggcaccattaattcactacccactcacccccacacgtcacgtcaacTCTTCAATGCATTGTTATACAGCTTTCTAGTCAATTATcagccccattaccgtcccatcactgtcctATCACGTTCCTGCcttccactctattaatagactcacctgttcactgagcaggtggagctgatggagctggtggaggtggagcggtGAGCGTGTTCgtaggtctcgtgtctggtgataaAGTGGTCGCCTGtcactggcggtggtggtggtggtggtgataggcaGTTTTGCCAAAtgtaaatattctacgtcaccagctccaccttaaaaagtcgctaaaaggtcgctaaatcattgttgtacatgctacaaatgttcctagacgaagtaagtggcttgacttacacataggctaatcagtacaGGACTCCCTTGACTCTATCTAGCGCGTAGTATGTAACGTTTATCCCTCTCAGTGACGCAGAACAAACCCATCGGGGGGGGGGCATCGATCGccgcctctccccctccccacccgCTGTCCCCAACCCTCTCattactcgccttttaaatctgattgataattgattgataagtttattgttgtggcagtgtatacaccaaggGAGGAGGTCAGGTCATGCCGGTCACCCCCTAAACAGACAGGATTGAAGCGTCATTagtcaggaggaggtggagctaaGCCACGTccagccgacacacacacacacgtctggcaCCAGTGTCCTTTACATGTGTTGACAGAACTATCAAGCTTTTAATTGtcctctgtttattcatttattaatgttTGCCTGACTTTTCAAAATACAACAATTATTTTCAAACTAAAGGTGACCTCTTGTGTGAGTCAACGCCCTTCTCGCCAAATTTGTCGCTAAATATTTGGTGAAGCAGCTAAATTTGCGACATGTCTCACACAGCGCTGATGAATCCAATCACCCAttagtcaccacaatgaatatggaaacgcctcaCGATACTCAATCAAGCAAGGGCTACGATTACactactttattgacattaaaaagcctctatggaggtgacaacattaatggccacactttcctgtgtgtgtgtgtgtgtgtaattcactgtttgatctgctgcagtctgacgagacagccagacgttaccctacggaacgagctcagagctcattatttccgatcttgggataggtctgagaccaggcacacaccacacaccgggacaacaaggtcacaactcctcgatttacatcccgtacctactcactgctaggtgaacaggggctacacgtcaaaggagacacacccaaatatctccacccggccggggaatcgaaccccggtcatctggcttgtgaagccagcgctctaaccactgagctacagggccgtgtatgtgtgtgtgtgcgaatgcgtgcgtgtgtacttACTCAACCATGCCCTCATTcgtgctcttgtgtgtgtgtgtaataataataataataataataataataataataataataataataacaataataataataataaaaaaaataataataatacggtttattagtaattgcagtacatagatagatagataggtagatatttATTAACCACAGCTAGGAAtcgattttacattaaaaaacaataatatcacattaaagtgaaaacgatattacttaaacaaatataaatgtaataaaacaaCTGTAGTCCACAAACTACAAAATtcctaattaaataaatataaccaGATTTTCAAAAATCTTATATCTTCGGAATATCATGAattatcttacatactatttcATCTGAATAAGTACCCGAAAACAAATCTTCCATGCAATCAAAATGATAAGTGTCACGTATTTGTAGTGACTTAGGACAGTCCTGTTTGACATGCTGCTCGGTTTGTACCgagccacactcacacagcctTTCCTCTACAGCAGGCATCACCAAATGGCGGACCCcggtccggatccggaccgAGCGATGGTTCTGTCCGGACCCGTGACCAATCTGCGGCCGGGTGAcagcggggagggagggtgtggcggGTGGCGGGGCGCCGTGCAACGCTGGCGGGTGTCAACAGGCCAGTGAGAGCGTGAACACTCTCAATTTCCTGCAGTAGGAAGGTCAAGCTAATATGCAGGGTGGCAGGTATGACCAAAGGGCGTGGTGGGTATCTGGGTGGACAGTAGTGAAGGAGTGCTTAAACGCTGTTGCTGAGACACTGTTtgagggaaaacaaaaggaCGACATGTgtgaaaaaatcaaacaaatccCGATGTCAGCTTCAACAGCAACTAGAAAATCTGAAATATTAGCAGATGATGTACTGGCACAGCTTGATGCTGCAATTCAGAGTGCACCATGCATATCTTTGGCCATTGATGAGTCTACAGATGTTACTGATAATGCCCAGCTTTTGGTGTATGTGAGATTTTGtaacaaagataagaaggagatCTGTGAGGACCTGCTGGGTGTAACAccactggaaacacacacaagaggagagGACATATATGCAGCAATAAAAGAGATGCTGAGGAAGAGGGGCATAGATCTGAAGCAGgttgtctctgtcaccacagaTGGTGCTCCTGCCATGATTGGAAAAGAGAGGGGGGCTGTGTCCCGGATGAAAGAGGACAACCCAGATCTTCTTGCATACCACTGTCTCATCCATCAGACTGTTCTGTGTGCCACTCTATCACAACATTTTGCTGAAGTAATGAACACAGTGATGAAACTCATCAACTTCCTTAGGGCATCCTCATCCCTTCAGCATCGCCTCCTGAGAGAATTCCTGGCAGATGTTGAGGCAAATGCCAATGACCTGCTACTGCACAACAATGTGAGGTGGCTGAGCAAAGGAAATGCACTGGGACGTTTCTGGTCTGTTCGAGAAGAAATTGCAGCTTTCTTAGAGCAGGTCAAGAGTCAGAGAGCAACACAGTTTTCACTTTTTCTGCAAGATGAGCACAAGATGAACATGGTTGCCTTTTTGGTTGACATTACATCACATCTTAATGAGCTCAATGTAAAGCTGCAGGGCCAGAACAACACAGTTGCTGATTTGATGACAGCTATTCGCTCTTTCCAGAGGAAGCTGGACATTTTTAAAGAAGATCTTGAAGGAGGGTGTGAACACTTCCCAAAACTGCAGGAACAGATCCAGGGTGAGAGAGACGTTTATCCTTATGTTGACTTCATAGACAAGCTGATTGGAAACTTCAGTAAAAGGTTCAACAGCTCCAGCCTTGGGCAGCAGCTCCTCCTGCTAATCCAGAATCCTTTCCTCATCAGAGAAGTCAGAGGATTTTCGAAGGAAGTGACACAGACATTCAAGTGGGCACATGCAGGATCTCTACAGCTTGAGCTCATTGATCTGCAAGGAAATGCTCCATTAAGAGAGCATTTTGAGGCAACTGACCCTGCTACTTTCTGGCTACAGACTGTGTCTGAGAGTGTGTTCCCTGGTCTCACCAAAGTAGCACTGCACACCTTGACTATGTTTGGATCGACTTACAGCTGTGAGTCAGCTTTTTCCACTATGAACATTATCAAAAACAAGAACCGTTCAAGGCTCACCAACGAACACCTACATGTCTGCATGAGAATGGCACTGACTCCATTCCAACCAAGATTTAAATCACTGGCAGGGCAGTCCCATGCCCATTTCTCTCattaagaaaagttaaaaaaaaaagaataactaaaAGAGGTGGTGTTCAAAGttctgtttgcattttttttcctaaaagaggcactttttatttattgttttctgaaGATGTTGAATTTTTTTACTTGAAAAGGAAGCCTTCACTTTTGTTATGCTGAGATCtttgtaagaaaaaagagaaaaatgtttagTCAATACTTTGTTTGCACATGTTTTACCTAAAGAagccactttttatttattgttttctgaagatgttgactttttttttaactggaaTAGTAGGCTTTCAATTTTTAGGCTGGGAcatcttcaagaaaaaaaataaaagttctgtttgcatttttttcctaaaagaggcactttttatttattgttttctgaagatgttgattttttttacttgaaaaGGAAGCCTTCACTTTTGTTATGCTGAGATCtctgtaagaaaaaaagagaaaaatgtttagTCAATACTTTGTTTGCACATGTTTTTCCTAAAGAagccactttttatttattgttttctgaagatgttgacttttttttttaacttgaatAGTAGGCTTTCAATTTTTAGGCTGGGAtttcttcaagaaaaaaaataaaactttaatCAATGCTATGTTTGCACATATTCTTTTTCCTAAAAGAgccactttttattcattttctcctgATGATGTTGACTGTTTTACTTGAAGTGTAGGCCTTTAATTCTTTAGGCTGGGACCTCAttaatttgagagaaaaaagggttTTTTGGCTCTGCTcgcaatttattttattctgagatttctgttttctttaatctGAAATAAAGGCCTTAAATTTATTTGCCTGGGACTACTTTTATTTAGGGCAAAAGAGCTAGCTGTGCACTCTGTTAAACATTTCCTGCAttgaaaatagacaataaatacTGTTGAATCCATATGAAAATGTCGACATAGGGAACGGCTATAAGACACAAGCTGGACTTCCGTTCGGACCTTTTACTTGGGGGAAATTTTAGGAACTGGACCTCAGTGACTTTTAATTGAATACCCTGCTCTATTCACACCTGTTGCGTGTTACATTTTTtcctgcgacacacacacacacacacacacacatttctgtgCCTGCACACACGCATTGCACGACACTAATTCCCCGATAGTTGTTTGTGCACCTGTGCGCATTTCTGCCTGCACGCGCACGCGTGCGTGCAGAATGTTGTGATGCTCAGGGCAGAGAACCAAGAACGtaatgcagtgcggtgggagtggaagcgtgggcagtaGAGCAGGAAATGCTCAATGGTCTCAgggatagtcctacaccaagggcagatgggatcaggagacagacgtaggcagtGCAAGTGTGAGGCGAGTGTTGTGTGTCCCAGGTGGATGCGGTGCGGGTGATGGCGACCACTTGAAAGGGATGGGCAGCAGGGAGAGCTGATATTTAAGTGATCAGTAAtacaaatatttactgaaaatctaaaacattatattacattttcgaTTTGAAaacatatttttacatttatcaGTCTCGTATACTACCACATATGTCatgtaggaaggaaaatgaaatatttcAGGGATTTCAAGTCGAAAGTAAGCGACGATAGAGTCCCTCTAGTAGGGTTACAAAACACTACTATACTTGCCATCCACCACAATCTAACTTAATGACGCAGTATTTTCAAGCTTTCCTCTCATAGTTATCTATACTCGTTGAGTCTGGCACTGAGGGCTGGTTGATGTGCGAGGTATTGCGTGGCTCCGAACCACTCGCCTCGAGCAGTGAGCGGCAGGCCCTGCATGTAATGCCAGCTGCCggcgaggtggtgtgtgtgtgtgtgtgttcatctcggtcgcctgctggtcacccagccagtcttccccattacggagcgagctcagagttcatagaccgatcttcgggtaggactgagaccacaacacactccacacaccgggaaagcgaggccacaacccctcgagttacatcctgtacctatttactactatacctccaacccttctgcttactctgttaaactttcctctccgttgggctcctccgaccacaatctaatttccgttacctgttctatcactccagtgcagcctcaggacccgcctaagcggaggtgcttctggcattttaactctgctaagtgggaggaactaaggcagtactattctgatttcccttgggatgattattgttttcatgtcagagatccttctctttgtgccgagcgcataacagaggtgattatctctggcatggagctatgcatacctcatactttctctaaccctaaagctaaaaagccttggtttaactctgcttgttctcgtgctgtcaatgatagagaggcggctcacaaacggttccgtagccatccaactgctgaaactcatgccctatatatttctgcccgtaatcatgccaaatctattctccaacttactaaaaactctttcatcaatagaaaatgtcaaagtctttccaattctaactcctctcgagatttctggcatctagccaataatatctctaacaactttacttcttcgtctttccctcctttacttcatccagatggctctacagctgtctcttcttttctaaagctgaactcttcgctcaaacctttgctaccaactcaactttggatgattctgggcatattcctcctactcctccaccctctgactacttcatccctaaaattaaaattctttataaagacgttttcctggccctctctggccttgattctcggaaggcttacggtccggatggagtccctcctgttgttctcaaaactgtgcttccgaactcgctcactgcctggtcaaactctttcatctgtgtctctacttctatttatccttcttgctggaagtttgctcacattcaacctgtccctaaaaaggtgaccactccaatccttctaactaccgccctatagctttgatttcctgcctttctaaagcctttgagtctatccttaataggaagataatgaggcatctatcagctcacaacctctCTGATTCTCTGattgatcttcttactttcctaacatCTTggtagggacttcggtgaaacctttgctgtcggccttgacatatcgaaagccttcgatagagtctggcacaaatctttaatttctaaactaccctcctacggattctatccttctctctgtaccttcatctccagtttcctttccgatcgttctattgctgctgtagtagacggtcactgttcttccctaaaactatcaacagtggtgttccacagggttctgtcctatcacccactctctttctattattcatcaatgatctcctaaatctgactcaatgccctatccactcctatgctgatgataccaccttgcattattcaacagcgttcaacagacgcccaacccaacaacaattaaatgactcaaggcgagatgctataggacgcctaactgatctttcacttgtttctgattggggcagagaaaacctggttttgttcaatgcctcaaaactcaatttctacaactatctactcgacataaccttccagacaactatcctctcttcttcaataacactcaacttccctctcctctacattaaacacactcggtctatccttcactaaaaatctaaactggaaatttcacatctctactcttgctaaatcagcttccaagaagttaggtgtcctgtggcgtcttcgtccattttctctccctcccagctgcttgctctgtacagggccttatccgcccgtgtatggagtatggctctcatgtctggggatccacacacagctttactaaacaaggtggaatctaaagcttttcgtcttatcaactcttctcctctaactgactgtcttgattctttaagtcaccgccgcaatgttgcatctttatctgtcttctaccgctgttttcatgctgtctgctcttctgaacttgctaactgcttgccttcccctcctgcggcctcgctgcacaagactctctacttcttctcatccctattctgtccatcttcctaatgcaagagttaaccagtatcttcactccttcattccctacactggtaaactctggaactctctacctgtgtctgtatttccacctgcctatgacttaaactctttcaaaagaggagtgtcaagacacctcttacgttaactggaccctccttttagatttttttgttttttctctttctcctactttcctcttcacagggcctggcaaccagcgggattttttttttctccaacactttgttttcccttggccagtgcccttgtaatgtaaaaaaaaaaaaaaaaaaaaaaaaaaaaaaaaaggtgaacaggggctacacattaagaggcttgcccatttacctcgccgcgccgggattcgaacccggccctctagattgtgagtcgagctaaccattacactacgcggtgtgtgtgtgtgtgtgtgtgtgtgtgtgtgtgtgtggtgacaagGACTGGACAAAAAGAGGTGCCTATGGGCAAGAAAGGATCCCAATGTGCTCCTCATAAAATAATACCAGAAACCCTGACTGAACTACGCACTAGTGACTaatgggagggagtggtgggaaataggagggaggaggaaaggatggggaggagggggaagcagTCATGTGAGAGGAGCGGCGGTCTGAAATGGTCGTTTGAGGTAACAATTACCGTCCTGTTTTGCCTGCAGAGAGGATAAGAtgtgagtggaggagtgaggagttggaaggaagaggaagaggaagagaagaggaggtagaacaCCCTAAATAggctacctttttttctttcaaaatcCCTTTTAAATGGGCTTTAAATCATCGTCGTATTGGCTGTCGGTACTTTAAATTTCATTTATACTTATATATAGTGTACA
Coding sequences within it:
- the LOC123502500 gene encoding SCAN domain-containing protein 3-like, translated to MQGGRYDQRAWWVSGWTVVKECLNAVAETLFEGKQKDDMCEKIKQIPMSASTATRKSEILADDVLAQLDAAIQSAPCISLAIDESTDVTDNAQLLVYVRFCNKDKKEICEDLLGVTPLETHTRGEDIYAAIKEMLRKRGIDLKQVVSVTTDGAPAMIGKERGAVSRMKEDNPDLLAYHCLIHQTVLCATLSQHFAEVMNTVMKLINFLRASSSLQHRLLREFLADVEANANDLLLHNNVRWLSKGNALGRFWSVREEIAAFLEQVKSQRATQFSLFLQDEHKMNMVAFLVDITSHLNELNVKLQGQNNTVADLMTAIRSFQRKLDIFKEDLEGGCEHFPKLQEQIQGERDVYPYVDFIDKLIGNFSKRFNSSSLGQQLLLLIQNPFLIREVRGFSKEVTQTFKWAHAGSLQLELIDLQGNAPLREHFEATDPATFWLQTVSESVFPGLTKVALHTLTMFGSTYSCESAFSTMNIIKNKNRSRLTNEHLHVCMRMALTPFQPRFKSLAGQSHAHFSH